In Microbacterium pumilum, the following proteins share a genomic window:
- a CDS encoding amino acid ABC transporter ATP-binding protein: MTTPDGAPVTSNISVKRGDPLVVIENVQKHYGEFQALTDIDLTVNRGEVVVVIGPSGSGKSTLCRTINRLETITSGSIRIDGDELPKEGKGLAKLRADVGMVFQSFNLFSHLTILENVTLGPIRVRKMKKADADREAKVLLDRVGVGQQASKLPAQLSGGQQQRVAIARALAMSPKLMLFDEPTSALDPEMINEVLDVMVGLAQEGMTMIVVTHEMGFARKAADRVVFMSDGRILEDQKPDDFFTNPETDRAKDFLSKLITH; this comes from the coding sequence ATGACGACCCCCGATGGTGCGCCTGTCACGTCCAACATCAGCGTCAAACGCGGTGATCCGCTCGTCGTGATCGAGAACGTGCAGAAGCACTACGGCGAGTTCCAAGCCCTCACCGACATCGATCTGACGGTGAACCGGGGCGAAGTCGTCGTGGTGATCGGCCCATCGGGCTCGGGAAAGTCGACGCTCTGCCGCACGATCAATCGGCTCGAGACCATCACGTCGGGCAGCATCCGCATCGACGGAGATGAGCTTCCCAAAGAGGGCAAAGGGCTCGCGAAGCTGCGGGCGGACGTCGGCATGGTGTTCCAGTCGTTCAACCTGTTCTCGCATCTGACGATCCTCGAGAACGTCACGCTCGGACCCATCCGCGTGCGGAAGATGAAGAAGGCGGACGCCGACCGCGAAGCGAAGGTGCTGCTCGATCGAGTCGGCGTCGGGCAGCAGGCGTCGAAGCTCCCGGCTCAACTCTCCGGCGGCCAGCAGCAGCGTGTCGCGATCGCGCGCGCCCTTGCGATGAGCCCGAAGCTGATGCTCTTCGACGAGCCGACGAGCGCGCTCGACCCCGAGATGATCAACGAAGTCCTCGACGTGATGGTCGGTCTTGCGCAGGAGGGCATGACGATGATCGTCGTCACCCACGAGATGGGATTCGCGCGCAAGGCGGCCGATCGCGTCGTCTTCATGTCGGACGGGCGGATTCTCGAGGATCAGAAACCCGATGACTTCTTCACCAACCCCGAAACCGACCGGGCGAAGGACTTCCTGTCAAAGCTCATCACCCACTGA
- the hisH gene encoding imidazole glycerol phosphate synthase subunit HisH gives MSSRPLVAVLDYGSGNVHSAVKALAAAGADAKLTSDRALVLEADGLVVPGVGAFHAVMEALRASRGDQLIERRLAGGRPVLGICVGMQVLFERGVERGVDTEGLGEWPGVVTELDAPVLPHMGWNTVEAGTGSRLFRGIEDERFYFVHSFGAQKWLLDVVPPFPEPVLTWCDYGRPFLAAVENGPLSATQFHPEKSGDAGIRLLANWIDGLGRATL, from the coding sequence GTGAGCTCCCGCCCACTCGTGGCAGTGCTCGACTACGGCTCGGGCAACGTCCACTCCGCCGTCAAGGCGCTGGCTGCGGCCGGCGCTGATGCGAAGCTCACGTCCGACCGGGCGCTCGTGCTCGAAGCCGACGGTCTCGTGGTGCCGGGCGTCGGGGCGTTCCATGCCGTGATGGAGGCGCTCCGGGCGAGTCGCGGCGATCAGCTCATCGAGCGCCGCCTCGCAGGCGGGCGGCCGGTGCTCGGCATCTGCGTGGGCATGCAGGTGCTGTTCGAGCGGGGTGTCGAGCGCGGCGTCGACACCGAGGGCCTCGGAGAGTGGCCCGGGGTCGTGACGGAACTGGATGCACCCGTCCTGCCGCACATGGGATGGAACACGGTCGAGGCGGGCACCGGTTCCAGGCTCTTCCGGGGGATCGAGGACGAGCGGTTCTACTTCGTCCACTCGTTCGGCGCCCAGAAGTGGCTCCTCGACGTGGTGCCGCCATTCCCCGAACCCGTCCTGACATGGTGCGACTACGGCCGGCCGTTCCTCGCGGCGGTCGAGAACGGCCCTCTTTCGGCCACGCAATTCCACCCCGAGAAGTCCGGGGATGCCGGCATCCGGCTGCTCGCGAATTGGATCGATGGGCTGGGCAGGGCTACTCTCTGA
- a CDS encoding DUF1844 domain-containing protein has protein sequence MDTIRDADGDLTAAETTPDAARQARWEERERAAAAATRDIADVPAVEVITTAAVHLMSAAAVKVGLADDPTTQTDLDEARKLINALAGLITAGAPEISDMHARSLRDGLRSLQLAFREASVIPDPIGKGPGEKWTGPVN, from the coding sequence GTGGACACGATTCGGGACGCCGACGGCGACCTCACGGCAGCAGAGACGACTCCGGATGCCGCGCGCCAGGCCCGGTGGGAAGAGCGCGAGCGGGCCGCCGCGGCTGCGACGCGCGACATCGCCGACGTGCCGGCTGTCGAGGTCATCACGACCGCGGCCGTGCACCTGATGAGCGCCGCGGCCGTCAAGGTCGGACTCGCCGACGACCCGACCACGCAGACCGACCTCGACGAGGCTCGGAAGCTCATCAACGCTCTGGCCGGCCTCATCACCGCGGGGGCGCCCGAGATCAGCGACATGCACGCGCGGTCCCTTCGCGACGGGCTGCGCTCGCTGCAGCTCGCGTTTCGCGAGGCATCCGTCATCCCCGATCCCATCGGCAAGGGGCCGGGCGAGAAGTGGACCGGCCCGGTCAACTGA
- a CDS encoding SseB family protein — protein MSPATDPHAHGDSAGVPWEGRSFEPNSHAGDDGTADARLIAALSAPRDGAAVQVEVIEAYRTARLLIPLVAEKGDAPESVGEPVEPHGLSVDKTQELSIVTVAAPDGRSVLPVFTSVASMKRWDAVARPVPADGVRTALAASADDTDLIVVDPGSDTEFVIRRPAVWAIAQGQPWEPSHASPEVFAAMHSSIGGELAILDLTLESGDPTGRLRGPELIVRLELIQGLEQAELDAVLGRLARRWAADDRIAVLVDSLTVKLVRGD, from the coding sequence ATGTCGCCGGCCACTGATCCGCACGCGCACGGCGACTCCGCAGGAGTCCCGTGGGAGGGGCGCAGCTTCGAGCCGAATTCCCACGCGGGAGATGACGGCACGGCGGATGCGCGGCTGATCGCTGCGCTGAGCGCTCCTCGCGACGGGGCGGCCGTCCAGGTGGAGGTCATCGAGGCGTACCGCACGGCGCGGCTGCTGATACCGCTGGTGGCGGAGAAGGGCGATGCCCCTGAATCGGTCGGTGAGCCCGTCGAACCGCACGGGCTCTCGGTCGACAAGACCCAGGAGCTGTCGATCGTCACGGTCGCCGCGCCGGACGGGCGCTCCGTACTGCCGGTGTTCACCTCGGTTGCGTCGATGAAGCGCTGGGATGCGGTCGCCCGCCCGGTGCCGGCAGACGGCGTTCGCACGGCGCTGGCCGCGTCGGCCGACGACACCGACCTCATCGTGGTCGACCCGGGCTCGGACACCGAGTTCGTCATCCGTCGCCCGGCCGTCTGGGCGATCGCTCAAGGCCAGCCGTGGGAGCCGAGCCACGCATCGCCGGAGGTCTTCGCCGCGATGCACAGCAGTATCGGGGGCGAGCTCGCCATCCTCGATCTCACTCTCGAGTCGGGGGATCCCACCGGGCGGCTGCGCGGTCCCGAGCTCATCGTCCGACTCGAGCTCATCCAAGGCCTCGAGCAGGCCGAGTTGGATGCCGTGCTCGGCCGCCTTGCGCGGCGCTGGGCCGCTGACGATCGCATCGCGGTGCTGGTCGACTCCCTTACCGTCAAGCTCGTCCGCGGCGACTGA
- a CDS encoding amino acid ABC transporter permease: MTSVLYDVPGPRAIIRNRILGVITVVVVAAILGAILWRLIDTGQFSAEKWEAFTYTNVWVQLGLATLRTLAAFGVAAVGAVILAFVLALGRMSDHAWLRVPVGAVVEFLRAVPVLVFMFLLYYGLPVVGIRMTPFWAVVIALIVYNGSVLAEVIRAGVESLPRGQREAGYAIGLRKSGVMQLVLLPQAIRAMMPVIIAQLVVTLKDTALGFIITYPELLFYARYLGSQSVLDSPIIPATIVVGAIYISLCLILSFIANQVEKRLRSESRGIRIAGANQPTQEITDTELIVAQGDTPAR, encoded by the coding sequence ATGACCTCCGTCCTGTACGACGTTCCCGGGCCGCGGGCGATCATCCGCAACCGCATCCTGGGAGTGATCACCGTCGTCGTGGTGGCGGCGATTTTGGGCGCCATCCTGTGGCGGCTCATCGATACCGGTCAGTTCAGCGCGGAGAAGTGGGAGGCGTTCACTTATACGAACGTCTGGGTGCAGCTCGGGCTCGCGACCCTGCGCACCCTGGCGGCCTTCGGCGTGGCCGCGGTCGGCGCGGTGATCCTCGCATTCGTGCTGGCCCTCGGCAGGATGTCTGACCACGCTTGGCTGCGCGTGCCCGTCGGCGCCGTGGTTGAGTTCTTGCGCGCCGTGCCGGTGCTCGTCTTCATGTTCCTGCTCTACTACGGGCTCCCGGTGGTCGGCATCCGAATGACTCCGTTCTGGGCAGTCGTCATCGCGCTCATCGTGTACAACGGATCGGTGCTCGCTGAGGTGATCCGAGCCGGCGTCGAATCGCTCCCTCGTGGTCAGCGGGAAGCCGGGTACGCGATCGGCCTGCGCAAGTCCGGCGTGATGCAGCTCGTTCTGCTTCCGCAGGCTATCCGGGCGATGATGCCCGTGATCATCGCCCAGCTCGTCGTAACCCTCAAGGACACGGCGCTCGGGTTCATCATCACCTACCCGGAATTGCTCTTCTACGCGCGATATCTCGGTTCGCAGTCGGTTCTCGATTCGCCCATCATCCCCGCCACGATCGTCGTCGGCGCGATTTACATCAGCCTGTGCCTCATCCTGTCGTTCATTGCGAACCAGGTGGAGAAGCGGCTGCGCAGCGAATCGCGTGGCATCCGCATTGCGGGTGCGAACCAGCCGACGCAGGAGATCACCGACACCGAGCTCATCGTCGCGCAGGGGGATACACCGGCACGATGA
- the priA gene encoding bifunctional 1-(5-phosphoribosyl)-5-((5-phosphoribosylamino)methylideneamino)imidazole-4-carboxamide isomerase/phosphoribosylanthranilate isomerase PriA — translation MNDFASMPELILLPAVDVAGGKAVRLTQGEAGTETNYGDPIDAALDFARAGAEWIHLVDLDAAFGRGSNAGVLRKVIKQVRGVQVEVSGGIRDDRSLEAALESGAARINLGTAALENPEWAADVIGRYGDVIAVGLDVRGTTLAARGWTEEGGDLWTVLERLESAGCSRYVVTDVTKDGTLRGPNLDLLREVASRTTKPVVASGGVSSLDDIEALRELVPIGIEGAIVGKALYSGAFTLAEALDVAGH, via the coding sequence ATGAACGATTTCGCGTCAATGCCGGAACTGATCCTGCTGCCCGCTGTCGATGTCGCGGGCGGCAAGGCCGTCCGCCTGACCCAGGGCGAGGCAGGCACCGAGACGAATTACGGGGACCCGATCGATGCGGCACTCGACTTCGCGCGTGCCGGAGCCGAGTGGATCCACCTGGTCGACCTCGACGCCGCGTTCGGCCGCGGCAGCAACGCCGGCGTTCTGCGCAAGGTGATCAAGCAGGTGCGCGGTGTGCAGGTCGAGGTCTCGGGCGGTATCCGCGACGATCGCTCGCTGGAGGCCGCGCTCGAGAGCGGCGCCGCACGCATCAACCTCGGCACCGCTGCCCTCGAGAACCCCGAGTGGGCTGCCGATGTCATCGGTCGGTACGGCGACGTGATCGCGGTGGGTCTTGACGTGCGCGGCACGACACTCGCAGCGCGCGGGTGGACCGAAGAGGGCGGCGACCTGTGGACCGTCCTCGAGCGCCTCGAATCGGCCGGCTGCAGTCGCTACGTCGTGACCGACGTGACGAAGGACGGCACCCTTCGGGGTCCGAACCTCGACCTGCTGCGCGAGGTCGCCTCACGGACGACGAAGCCCGTCGTCGCCTCGGGCGGCGTGTCGAGCCTCGACGACATCGAGGCGCTCCGCGAACTCGTGCCCATCGGCATCGAAGGCGCGATCGTGGGCAAAGCGCTCTATTCGGGCGCGTTCACGCTCGCCGAGGCGTTGGATGTCGCCGGCCACTGA
- the infC gene encoding translation initiation factor IF-3 produces the protein MSRWPTSRTKEEFRISDPRTNDRIRVPEVRLVGPAGEQVGVVRIEVALRLAQEADLDLVEVAPNSKPPVVKIMDYGKYKYEAAQKAKEARRNQANTVLKEVRFRLKIEAHDYTTKLKRAEGFLQSGDKVKAMILFRGREQSRPEQGVRLLRKFAEDVAEFGTVESNPTIDGRNMVMVIAPHKNKSEVKTEQNAQRAANKEAARSARVGSAADSSVSTDVVDDDSDD, from the coding sequence GTGTCGCGGTGGCCGACATCCCGCACGAAAGAGGAGTTCCGCATCAGCGATCCCCGCACCAATGACCGCATCCGCGTCCCCGAGGTCCGCCTCGTGGGTCCCGCAGGAGAGCAGGTCGGCGTCGTCCGCATCGAGGTGGCGCTGCGCCTGGCTCAGGAAGCCGATCTCGATCTGGTCGAGGTGGCTCCCAACTCGAAGCCTCCCGTGGTCAAGATCATGGACTACGGGAAGTACAAGTACGAAGCCGCACAGAAGGCGAAGGAAGCGCGACGCAACCAGGCGAACACGGTCCTCAAGGAGGTCCGTTTCCGACTGAAGATCGAGGCGCACGACTACACCACCAAGCTCAAGCGTGCCGAAGGCTTCCTGCAGTCCGGCGACAAGGTCAAAGCCATGATCCTGTTCCGAGGCCGCGAGCAGTCGCGTCCCGAGCAGGGTGTGCGCCTCCTCCGCAAGTTCGCCGAGGACGTCGCCGAGTTCGGCACCGTCGAATCGAATCCCACGATCGACGGTCGCAACATGGTCATGGTGATCGCCCCGCACAAGAACAAGTCCGAGGTCAAGACCGAGCAGAACGCCCAGCGTGCCGCCAACAAGGAAGCCGCGCGATCAGCCCGCGTCGGCTCCGCCGCGGACAGCTCGGTGTCGACGGATGTCGTCGACGACGACTCCGACGACTAG
- a CDS encoding histidinol-phosphate transaminase, producing MGGVTARLDDLPLRDDLRGQTPYGAPQAALPVALNVNENTHPFPGEVADDILDSIALALRDVNRYPDREFTALREGFAEYLGYGLTPDQIWAANGSNEVLQHVLQAFGGPGRTAFGFAPTYSMYPLLTRGTGATWTAGTRSHDFTVDAESAASQVDAADPDVVFLCAPNNPTGTPMPLDVIEAVYQAARGIVVVDEAYQEFAPRSEPSALALLPGRERLIVSRTMSKAFAFAGARVGYLAADPAVIDALRLVRLPYHLSVLTQAAASAALRHAPTMLRAVDEIVAQRDRIAATLPALGYEPHDSSTNFVLFGGVDDPRATWKGLYDRGVLIRDVGIPHHLRVTAGTEGETTAFLDALASIDSRS from the coding sequence ATCTGCGCGGCCAGACTCCGTACGGTGCGCCGCAGGCCGCCCTGCCGGTGGCTCTCAACGTCAACGAGAACACGCATCCGTTTCCCGGAGAGGTCGCGGACGACATCCTGGATTCGATCGCTCTCGCGCTGCGGGACGTGAATCGCTACCCCGATCGGGAGTTCACCGCGTTACGCGAAGGTTTTGCGGAGTACCTGGGGTACGGCCTGACACCCGACCAGATCTGGGCGGCGAACGGCTCGAACGAGGTTCTCCAGCACGTCCTGCAGGCGTTCGGCGGTCCGGGCCGCACCGCATTCGGCTTCGCTCCGACGTACTCGATGTACCCGCTGCTCACGCGCGGCACCGGTGCGACGTGGACGGCGGGCACGCGGTCGCACGATTTCACGGTGGATGCCGAGAGCGCGGCGTCCCAGGTCGATGCCGCCGATCCCGATGTCGTCTTCCTGTGCGCTCCGAACAATCCCACCGGTACGCCGATGCCCCTCGACGTCATCGAGGCGGTCTACCAGGCGGCGCGCGGCATCGTGGTCGTGGACGAGGCGTATCAGGAGTTCGCACCGCGTTCCGAGCCGTCGGCGCTGGCACTCCTGCCCGGTCGCGAAAGGCTGATCGTCTCGCGCACCATGAGCAAGGCGTTCGCGTTCGCCGGCGCCCGCGTCGGGTATCTCGCCGCGGACCCCGCGGTGATCGACGCGTTGCGTCTCGTCCGTCTGCCGTACCACCTCAGCGTCCTCACCCAGGCGGCGGCGAGCGCGGCGCTCCGCCACGCGCCGACGATGCTGCGCGCGGTGGACGAGATCGTCGCTCAGCGCGATCGCATCGCGGCGACGCTTCCCGCGCTCGGATACGAGCCGCATGACTCGTCGACCAACTTCGTGCTGTTCGGCGGAGTCGACGACCCCCGAGCCACCTGGAAGGGCCTCTACGACCGCGGCGTTCTCATCCGCGACGTGGGCATCCCTCACCACCTCCGCGTGACGGCCGGCACCGAGGGCGAGACGACGGCGTTCCTCGACGCACTCGCCTCGATAGACTCGCGATCATGA
- the rplT gene encoding 50S ribosomal protein L20 yields MARVKRAVNAHKKRRVILERASGYRGQRSRLYRKAKEQVTHSFVYAYRDRRKRKGDFRRLWIQRINAASRQNGLTYNRFMQGLGLAGVQVDRRMLAELAVNEPATFASLVATAKAALPENVNAPQTA; encoded by the coding sequence ATGGCTAGAGTCAAGCGGGCGGTCAACGCCCACAAGAAGCGTCGCGTCATCCTCGAGCGCGCCTCCGGTTACCGGGGCCAGCGCTCGCGTCTGTACCGCAAGGCGAAGGAGCAGGTCACCCACTCGTTCGTCTACGCGTACCGCGACCGTCGCAAGCGCAAGGGCGACTTCCGCCGCCTTTGGATCCAGCGCATCAACGCAGCGAGCCGCCAGAACGGACTGACCTACAACCGCTTCATGCAGGGCCTGGGCCTCGCGGGCGTGCAGGTCGACCGTCGTATGCTCGCGGAGCTCGCCGTGAACGAGCCCGCGACCTTCGCGAGCCTCGTGGCGACGGCCAAGGCCGCGCTGCCCGAGAACGTCAACGCGCCGCAGACCGCGTAG
- the hisB gene encoding imidazoleglycerol-phosphate dehydratase HisB gives MTRSAARTASARRATSESTVELDLDLDGSGRSHIDTTVPFYDHLLTAFAKHSLTDLTVRASGDTDIDAHHTVEDVAIVLGQAIREALGDKAGISRYGDALVPLDEALAQAVVDVSGRPYLVHSGEPAGFEHHLIGGHFTGSLVRHTFEAIVFNGALTVHVRVLSGRDPHHIAEAEYKAFARAFRQAKALDPLVEGVPSTKGAL, from the coding sequence ATGACCCGTTCCGCCGCTCGCACCGCGTCGGCCCGCCGCGCAACGAGCGAATCCACCGTCGAACTCGACCTCGATCTCGACGGTTCCGGCCGCAGCCACATCGACACCACCGTGCCGTTCTACGATCATCTCCTCACGGCGTTCGCGAAGCACTCGCTGACCGATCTGACGGTCCGCGCATCCGGCGACACCGACATCGATGCCCATCACACCGTCGAGGATGTCGCGATCGTCCTCGGGCAGGCGATCCGCGAGGCACTCGGCGACAAGGCCGGCATCTCGCGGTACGGCGACGCGCTCGTCCCGCTGGACGAGGCGCTGGCGCAGGCGGTCGTCGACGTCAGCGGGCGCCCGTACCTCGTCCACTCCGGCGAGCCCGCCGGCTTCGAGCACCACCTGATCGGTGGCCACTTCACCGGATCGCTCGTGCGACACACGTTCGAGGCGATCGTGTTCAACGGCGCGCTCACCGTGCACGTGCGCGTGCTGTCGGGCCGTGATCCGCACCACATCGCCGAGGCCGAGTACAAGGCGTTCGCGCGCGCGTTTCGGCAGGCCAAGGCGCTCGACCCTCTCGTCGAGGGAGTCCCGAGCACGAAGGGCGCTCTGTGA
- the rpmI gene encoding 50S ribosomal protein L35, which yields MPKQKTHSGAKKRFKVTGSGKIMKQQANLRHNFEGKSSRRTRRLSQDQVLAPGDAKVAKKLLGR from the coding sequence ATGCCGAAGCAGAAGACCCACTCGGGCGCCAAGAAGCGCTTCAAGGTGACTGGCAGCGGAAAGATCATGAAGCAGCAGGCGAACCTTCGCCACAACTTCGAGGGCAAGTCCTCACGCCGCACCCGCCGACTGTCGCAGGACCAGGTGCTCGCACCCGGTGACGCGAAGGTCGCCAAGAAGCTCCTCGGTCGCTGA
- a CDS encoding glutamate ABC transporter substrate-binding protein, which translates to MRRHTRLTAIVGLAAAALLTLTACNSGTPGTTPSDGADGGDEALWEVATDVTLDGSPTFDAMTARDGVIIGVKNDQPGLGYEDAATGERSGFDIDIARWIAASLGFSEDQIEYKTLPSDARIQGIVNGDIDYYVGTFSITDERKQDISFAGPYFTTGQGLLVAADNTDINGPEDVAGKIVCSVTGSTSLQRIRDEYDPADAVEYATYSECIEQLTQGTVDAITTDEAILAGYVAQNPDELKLTGEPFSEERYGVGLTKGDTVLQEHINALFTDGGDVWTALFEEHLAPSGIEGTQPEVDPVS; encoded by the coding sequence ATGCGACGACACACACGTCTAACGGCAATCGTAGGCCTGGCGGCTGCAGCGCTGCTGACGCTCACGGCCTGCAACAGCGGAACCCCGGGCACCACGCCGAGCGACGGCGCCGACGGCGGCGACGAAGCACTCTGGGAGGTCGCCACCGATGTCACGCTCGACGGCAGCCCCACCTTCGACGCCATGACGGCGCGCGACGGGGTGATCATCGGCGTGAAGAACGACCAGCCCGGTCTCGGCTATGAGGACGCGGCGACGGGTGAGCGCAGTGGGTTCGACATCGATATCGCGCGCTGGATCGCCGCGTCGCTCGGCTTCAGCGAGGACCAGATCGAGTACAAGACCCTGCCGTCGGACGCCAGAATCCAAGGCATCGTCAACGGCGACATCGACTATTACGTCGGCACCTTCTCGATCACCGACGAGCGCAAGCAGGACATCAGCTTCGCAGGCCCGTACTTCACCACCGGCCAGGGTCTGCTGGTCGCGGCCGACAACACCGATATCAATGGTCCGGAGGACGTCGCGGGCAAGATCGTCTGTTCGGTGACGGGGTCGACGTCCCTGCAGCGCATCCGGGATGAGTACGACCCCGCTGATGCGGTGGAGTACGCGACGTACTCGGAATGCATCGAGCAGTTGACGCAGGGCACGGTCGACGCGATCACGACCGACGAGGCGATCCTCGCCGGATACGTCGCACAGAACCCGGATGAGCTGAAGCTCACCGGCGAGCCGTTCAGTGAGGAGCGGTACGGCGTCGGCCTGACCAAGGGCGACACCGTGCTGCAGGAGCACATCAACGCGCTGTTCACGGATGGCGGGGATGTCTGGACCGCCCTGTTCGAGGAGCACCTCGCGCCGTCCGGAATCGAGGGCACCCAGCCCGAGGTCGACCCGGTTTCATGA
- a CDS encoding amino acid ABC transporter permease: MNVITDNWDVWIEGFVGTMILFFAGGLVALILGIIVGAMRVSPVPIARTMGALYVNTIRNTPLTLVFFAFAFALPPLLGLRLTGAVSLTLAVAALGIYTATYVAETIRSGINTVPVGQAEAARALGLTFGQVMSVVVLPQAFRSVIPPMMSVFIALLKNTTVAAGFSVVNLGAARNYLSERGANPMMVILWVMVIFVVLVLLLAWAQRALENKWRVTR; this comes from the coding sequence CTGAACGTCATCACCGACAATTGGGATGTCTGGATCGAGGGTTTCGTCGGAACGATGATCCTCTTCTTCGCGGGCGGTCTCGTGGCCCTGATCCTCGGGATCATCGTGGGGGCGATGCGCGTTTCACCCGTGCCGATCGCGCGGACGATGGGCGCTCTGTACGTCAACACGATCCGAAACACGCCCCTGACGCTGGTCTTCTTCGCCTTCGCATTCGCCCTGCCGCCGCTTCTGGGCCTTCGACTCACAGGAGCGGTGTCGCTCACACTCGCCGTCGCCGCTCTCGGTATCTACACGGCGACCTACGTCGCCGAGACGATCAGATCCGGCATCAACACCGTGCCCGTCGGGCAGGCCGAGGCGGCGAGGGCGTTAGGCCTCACCTTCGGGCAGGTCATGTCTGTCGTAGTGCTGCCGCAGGCCTTTCGATCGGTCATCCCGCCGATGATGAGCGTGTTCATCGCCCTCCTGAAGAACACGACGGTGGCAGCCGGGTTCAGCGTGGTGAACCTCGGTGCAGCACGCAACTACCTGAGCGAACGGGGCGCCAATCCGATGATGGTAATCCTTTGGGTGATGGTGATCTTCGTCGTTCTGGTCCTGCTGCTCGCCTGGGCGCAGCGGGCGCTCGAGAACAAGTGGAGGGTCACACGATGA
- a CDS encoding RNA methyltransferase yields MLENPRSPRVRAVAKLTKRSARQETGLFLVEGPQAAREVLAYRPDTVIELFATPTAMERHPDVRDAAREADIEVVFTTEAVLDSMADTVTPQGIVVVAKQSPTSVRDVFAASPRLVAICEEVRDPGNLGTIIRAADAAGADAVVLTGRTVDLYNPKVVRASTGSLFHLPVAIGVDLSTAVDRAHAAGVRIVAADVGGEDFLASRSLLAEPTAWLFGNEARGLEEDALRLADISLRLPIYGRAESLNLATAASVCLYETAFAQRAAG; encoded by the coding sequence GTGCTCGAGAATCCGCGGTCGCCGCGTGTCCGCGCTGTCGCGAAGCTCACCAAGCGGAGTGCTCGTCAAGAGACCGGACTGTTCCTCGTCGAAGGCCCGCAGGCGGCTCGTGAGGTGCTCGCGTATCGGCCCGACACGGTGATCGAGCTGTTCGCCACGCCCACCGCGATGGAGCGTCACCCCGACGTGCGAGACGCTGCTCGTGAGGCAGACATCGAGGTCGTCTTCACGACCGAGGCGGTCCTCGATTCGATGGCCGACACAGTGACCCCGCAGGGCATCGTCGTCGTGGCGAAGCAGTCTCCGACGTCGGTGCGCGATGTGTTCGCCGCATCGCCGCGGCTGGTCGCCATCTGCGAAGAAGTGCGCGATCCCGGCAACCTCGGCACGATCATCCGTGCGGCGGATGCGGCGGGCGCGGATGCCGTCGTGCTGACCGGTCGCACCGTCGACCTGTACAACCCCAAGGTGGTGCGCGCCTCGACGGGGTCGCTCTTCCACCTTCCCGTCGCGATCGGCGTGGACCTCTCGACAGCAGTCGACCGCGCACACGCCGCCGGCGTCAGGATCGTCGCCGCCGACGTCGGGGGAGAGGACTTCCTCGCGTCGCGCTCGCTGCTCGCCGAGCCGACCGCGTGGCTCTTCGGCAACGAGGCGCGCGGGCTCGAAGAAGACGCGCTGCGCCTCGCCGACATTTCGCTGCGGCTGCCCATCTACGGGCGGGCCGAGTCGCTCAATCTGGCGACCGCGGCGAGCGTCTGCCTGTACGAAACAGCCTTCGCGCAGCGTGCGGCGGGTTGA